In Chitinophaga nivalis, a single genomic region encodes these proteins:
- the metG gene encoding methionine--tRNA ligase yields MGKFNRYLITAALPYANGPVHIGHLAGCYLPADIYVRYLRARKADVKFVCGSDEHGVPITIKAMRENVSPQDVVDKYHKIIGDSFAAMGISFDIYARTSSPVHHQMASDFFLKMYNDGLFEEKESEQYFDPVKNVFLADRYIVGTCPKCGNDKAYGDQCERCGSSLSPDELINPHSALSEAVPVKKTTKHWYMPLQNYEPWLKQYVLEDHKEWKNNVYGQCKSWLDSGLQSRAMTRDSSWGVKVPLPEAEGKVLYVWFDAPIGYISATKELTDNWADYWCKDDTKLVHFIGKDNIVFHCIIFPAMLKAHGGFVLPDNVPANEFLNIEGEKVSTSRNWAVWVHDYIKDFPDQQDVLRYVLCSTAPETKDNDFTWKDFQDRNNNELVAVFGNFVNRAMVLMHKLCGGKVPRLHSEYLDESDRELLGHLAAAKEKIESSIENYRFREALAEVIDLSRKGNIYLQKNEPWTLASVIEKLNQQEQHPKYPQYTEKDLPALQGRIDNCLHIALQLTANLAIFINPFLPFTAKKICHLLKVVDRMLDWENAGSDKLLSVGYSLRAPELLFRKIEDEEVKAQVEKLHAGLKLAAAAAAPAPVAEEKPAAPAKPEIQFDDFAKLDLRVGTILQAEKVEKADKLLKLLVDIGTEQRTVVSGIAMHFQPEDIIGKQVTLVANLAPRKMRGIESQGMILMAEDNGKLIFVNPAEAVKPGSGVS; encoded by the coding sequence ATGGGAAAATTTAATAGATATTTAATAACTGCAGCGTTACCGTACGCTAATGGTCCGGTGCACATAGGGCACCTTGCCGGCTGCTACCTGCCTGCAGATATATACGTGCGCTATTTGCGCGCCAGGAAGGCAGATGTGAAATTTGTTTGCGGATCTGATGAACATGGTGTACCTATCACCATCAAAGCGATGCGGGAAAATGTATCGCCTCAGGACGTGGTAGACAAGTACCATAAAATTATTGGCGACAGCTTCGCCGCTATGGGTATTTCCTTCGATATTTATGCCCGTACCAGCTCTCCTGTGCACCATCAGATGGCATCCGATTTCTTTCTGAAGATGTATAACGATGGTTTGTTTGAAGAGAAAGAAAGCGAACAGTATTTCGATCCGGTGAAAAATGTATTCCTGGCCGACCGGTATATTGTGGGTACCTGCCCCAAATGCGGTAATGACAAGGCTTACGGTGACCAATGCGAACGCTGTGGCTCCTCTTTAAGCCCGGATGAACTCATTAACCCGCATTCTGCGCTCAGTGAGGCTGTTCCCGTGAAAAAAACAACCAAACACTGGTACATGCCGCTGCAGAACTACGAACCGTGGCTGAAGCAATATGTACTGGAAGATCATAAAGAATGGAAAAATAACGTATACGGGCAGTGTAAAAGCTGGCTGGACAGCGGTCTGCAAAGCCGGGCAATGACCCGCGATAGCAGCTGGGGCGTAAAAGTACCGTTGCCGGAAGCAGAAGGAAAAGTGCTGTACGTATGGTTTGATGCACCTATCGGCTATATTTCTGCCACCAAAGAACTGACCGATAACTGGGCAGACTACTGGTGTAAAGATGATACCAAACTGGTACACTTTATCGGAAAAGATAACATCGTATTCCACTGTATTATTTTCCCGGCGATGCTGAAGGCGCACGGCGGATTTGTATTACCGGATAACGTACCAGCCAACGAATTCCTGAATATCGAAGGCGAAAAAGTATCCACTTCCCGGAACTGGGCGGTGTGGGTACACGATTATATCAAGGATTTCCCGGATCAGCAGGATGTACTGCGCTATGTACTTTGCAGTACGGCGCCGGAAACAAAAGATAACGACTTTACCTGGAAAGATTTTCAGGATCGTAATAACAATGAGCTGGTAGCTGTTTTCGGTAACTTCGTAAATCGGGCGATGGTGCTGATGCACAAACTGTGCGGTGGTAAAGTACCTCGTTTACACAGCGAATACCTGGACGAATCTGACCGCGAATTGCTGGGCCACCTCGCTGCTGCCAAAGAAAAAATCGAAAGCAGTATTGAGAACTACCGGTTCCGGGAAGCACTGGCAGAAGTGATAGATCTTTCCAGAAAAGGAAATATCTATCTCCAGAAAAATGAACCCTGGACACTGGCCAGCGTAATCGAGAAATTAAACCAGCAGGAGCAGCATCCAAAGTATCCGCAGTATACAGAAAAAGACCTGCCAGCCTTACAGGGCAGAATTGATAACTGTTTACATATCGCTTTACAGCTGACAGCCAACCTGGCGATCTTTATCAATCCATTCCTGCCGTTTACGGCGAAAAAAATCTGCCACCTGCTGAAAGTGGTAGACCGCATGCTGGATTGGGAAAATGCCGGCAGCGATAAATTACTCAGCGTAGGCTATTCCCTGCGCGCACCGGAGTTGTTGTTCCGTAAAATTGAAGATGAAGAGGTGAAAGCACAGGTAGAAAAATTACACGCTGGCCTGAAACTGGCAGCTGCTGCAGCAGCTCCGGCCCCGGTAGCGGAAGAAAAACCTGCTGCCCCGGCCAAACCGGAAATTCAGTTTGATGATTTTGCGAAACTGGACCTTCGGGTAGGTACCATTCTGCAGGCGGAAAAAGTGGAAAAAGCAGATAAACTGCTGAAATTACTGGTAGATATCGGTACCGAACAGCGTACCGTAGTTTCCGGTATTGCCATGCATTTCCAGCCGGAAGATATCATTGGCAAACAGGTAACCCTGGTAGCCAACCTGGCTCCCCGCAAAATGCGCGGTATTGAAAGCCAGGGCATGATCCTGATGGCCGAAGATAACGGTAAACTGATTTTTGTAAACCCTGCGGAAGCCGTGAAACCCGGCAGTGGGGTAAGCTGA
- a CDS encoding 3-hydroxyacyl-CoA dehydrogenase/enoyl-CoA hydratase family protein, translated as MQRHINKVAVLGSGVMGSRIACHFAGIGVQVLLLDIAPRELNEVEKAKNLTLDSPAVKNRIVNDALQAAIKSNPSPVFTKDVIKLIKTGNFTDDMKRIADVDWIIEVVVENLDVKKTVFEQVEKFRKPGTLITSNTSGIPIHLMTEGRSQDFQQHFCGTHFFNPPRYLRLLEIIPTPLTNPAVTNFLMHYGDRYLGKTTVLCKDTPAFIANRVGVFSIMAVFHIMGEMGLSIDDIDALTGPVIGHPKSATFRTADVVGIDTLVKVANGVVENCPNDEAISIFKIPAFLQQVVENKWLGDKTGQGFYKKTKGEGGSKEILTLNLQTMEYGPKQKPKFGSIEAAKPIEDLKQRLRALAAATDKAGQFYQQFHAHLFSYVSHRIPEIADDLYKVDDAMKAGFGWEIGPFETWDLLGVEASVKLLEEKGLTVAQWVKDMLAKGIKSFYQVENGKKLYYDVASQSYKSVPGEGEFIILENFSNNIIWKNSSSSLIDIGDGVVCFDWKTKMNTLGGDVLEGLNKAVDRAEKDFRGLVVGNDGTNFSAGANVGMIFMLAAEQEYDELDMAVRMFQRTTMRLRYSSIPVVIAPHGLTLGGGCEMCLHADKVQAAAETYIGLVELGVGIIPGGGGTKEMALRASLEFKEGRIEEEPLKDYFMTVATAKVATSGFEGFDMGVLRKGHDEITMNASRLIADAKRSVLVLADEGYTQPVERTDIKVMGRSALGALLVGVYSMRLGNYISEHDQKVANKLAYVMCGGDLTEPAFVSEQYLLDLEREAFLSLCGERKTLERLQSVIKTGRPVRN; from the coding sequence ATGCAAAGACACATTAATAAAGTAGCCGTACTTGGCTCGGGAGTAATGGGATCAAGGATTGCCTGTCATTTTGCAGGTATCGGAGTACAGGTTTTACTGTTGGACATTGCCCCCAGAGAATTAAATGAAGTAGAAAAAGCGAAGAACCTGACGCTGGATAGCCCTGCGGTGAAGAACCGTATCGTTAACGATGCCCTGCAGGCAGCCATTAAGTCTAACCCTTCCCCTGTATTCACAAAAGATGTAATTAAACTCATTAAAACAGGCAACTTTACAGACGATATGAAACGTATCGCTGATGTGGACTGGATCATTGAAGTGGTAGTCGAAAATCTGGACGTGAAAAAAACAGTGTTTGAACAGGTGGAAAAATTCCGGAAACCCGGTACCCTGATTACTTCCAACACTTCCGGTATTCCCATTCACCTGATGACAGAAGGCCGTAGTCAGGACTTTCAGCAACATTTTTGTGGCACGCATTTCTTTAACCCGCCTCGTTACCTCCGTTTGCTCGAAATTATTCCTACCCCACTCACTAATCCCGCAGTTACCAACTTCCTGATGCACTACGGCGACCGGTACCTGGGTAAAACCACTGTATTATGTAAAGATACCCCGGCATTCATTGCCAACAGAGTAGGCGTATTCTCCATCATGGCTGTTTTCCATATTATGGGGGAAATGGGCCTGAGCATTGATGATATTGATGCACTGACTGGTCCGGTGATTGGTCACCCGAAATCGGCTACTTTCCGCACTGCTGATGTAGTGGGAATAGATACCCTGGTGAAAGTGGCCAATGGTGTGGTGGAAAACTGCCCCAATGATGAAGCGATCAGTATCTTCAAAATACCGGCATTTCTGCAACAGGTAGTGGAAAACAAATGGCTGGGTGATAAAACCGGTCAGGGTTTCTATAAAAAAACCAAAGGAGAAGGCGGTAGTAAGGAAATTCTTACGCTGAACCTGCAGACCATGGAATATGGTCCTAAACAAAAACCTAAATTCGGCAGTATAGAAGCCGCCAAACCGATAGAGGACCTGAAACAACGTCTCCGCGCGCTGGCAGCTGCCACAGATAAAGCCGGACAGTTCTATCAGCAGTTCCATGCACATCTCTTCTCCTATGTGTCTCACCGTATTCCGGAAATCGCCGACGATCTGTATAAAGTAGATGACGCGATGAAAGCCGGCTTTGGCTGGGAGATAGGTCCTTTTGAAACCTGGGATCTGCTGGGTGTGGAAGCTTCGGTGAAATTGCTGGAAGAAAAAGGCCTTACCGTAGCCCAATGGGTGAAAGATATGCTGGCTAAAGGTATTAAAAGCTTCTACCAGGTAGAAAACGGGAAGAAGTTGTATTATGATGTAGCCAGTCAATCCTATAAATCTGTACCCGGTGAAGGGGAATTCATTATACTCGAAAATTTCTCTAACAATATTATCTGGAAAAACAGCAGCAGCAGCCTGATTGATATTGGAGACGGCGTTGTATGTTTTGACTGGAAGACGAAAATGAATACCCTCGGCGGAGATGTGCTGGAAGGCCTGAATAAGGCGGTAGACCGCGCAGAAAAAGATTTCCGGGGGTTGGTAGTAGGTAATGATGGTACGAACTTTTCTGCCGGCGCCAACGTAGGAATGATCTTTATGCTGGCAGCAGAACAGGAGTACGATGAACTGGATATGGCAGTACGCATGTTCCAGCGTACGACCATGCGGTTGCGTTATTCTTCCATACCGGTAGTGATAGCACCACACGGACTTACCCTCGGTGGTGGCTGTGAGATGTGTTTACATGCCGATAAGGTACAGGCAGCAGCAGAAACCTATATCGGATTAGTGGAACTGGGAGTAGGTATCATTCCTGGTGGCGGTGGTACCAAAGAAATGGCACTGCGTGCCAGCCTGGAATTTAAAGAGGGCCGCATTGAAGAAGAACCGCTTAAAGATTACTTTATGACCGTAGCTACTGCTAAAGTAGCGACTTCCGGTTTTGAAGGTTTTGATATGGGCGTGCTACGTAAAGGCCATGATGAGATCACCATGAATGCCAGCCGCCTGATTGCCGATGCGAAACGCAGTGTATTGGTACTGGCAGACGAAGGATATACCCAGCCGGTGGAAAGAACAGATATCAAAGTGATGGGCCGCAGTGCGCTGGGCGCTTTGCTGGTAGGTGTATATTCCATGAGGTTAGGAAACTATATCTCCGAACATGACCAGAAAGTAGCCAATAAGCTGGCGTATGTAATGTGTGGCGGAGATTTGACAGAACCGGCTTTCGTTAGTGAACAATACCTGCTGGATCTCGAAAGAGAGGCCTTCCTGAGCTTATGCGGTGAACGCAAAACGCTGGAACGCCTGCAAAGCGTGATCAAGACGGGTAGACCGGTGCGTAATTAG
- a CDS encoding ABC transporter ATP-binding protein, with product MSVLSLQHISKRYGRVQALSEVSFDVPAGSVFGVLGPNGSGKTTLLGIVTDVLKADSGSFTLFGKPATAQQRRQIGTLLETPNFYHYLSAYKNLEISAAIKQRGQTDISRVLKICGLEERQHSAFKTFSLGMKQRLAIAAVLLGDPDVLILDEPTNGLDPSGIAEVRELVHQLAATGKTIILASHLLDEVEKVCTHVAILRAGRLLKSGAVGEVISRNDYLELAAPDNQALRAALLQYPACTGAELQGVLVKATFSVSPDAAAVNNYCAQQGIWLSHLQLRKKSLETAFLEITNHPVQ from the coding sequence GTGTCTGTTTTATCCTTACAACATATTTCCAAGCGGTATGGCCGTGTCCAGGCGTTATCGGAGGTATCTTTCGACGTGCCGGCCGGCAGTGTATTCGGCGTACTGGGACCTAACGGTAGCGGCAAAACGACGTTGCTCGGTATTGTTACTGATGTATTGAAAGCCGATAGCGGCAGCTTCACCTTATTCGGCAAGCCGGCAACGGCGCAGCAACGCCGGCAGATTGGTACGTTACTGGAAACACCCAATTTCTATCATTACCTGAGTGCCTATAAAAACCTGGAAATTTCCGCCGCCATAAAACAACGTGGCCAGACAGATATTTCCCGCGTATTGAAGATCTGCGGCCTGGAAGAACGGCAGCATTCCGCTTTTAAAACATTTTCCCTGGGCATGAAACAGCGGCTGGCTATTGCTGCTGTATTGCTGGGTGACCCGGATGTACTGATCCTGGATGAACCTACCAATGGGCTGGATCCTTCTGGTATTGCAGAAGTAAGAGAGCTGGTACATCAGCTGGCTGCTACCGGAAAAACCATTATCCTGGCCAGCCACCTGCTGGATGAAGTGGAGAAGGTATGCACACATGTGGCGATTCTGCGTGCCGGCCGGTTGCTGAAATCCGGCGCAGTCGGGGAAGTGATCAGCCGGAATGATTACCTGGAGCTGGCCGCCCCCGATAACCAGGCACTGCGTGCCGCTTTGTTGCAGTATCCTGCCTGTACTGGTGCGGAATTGCAGGGTGTGTTGGTAAAAGCCACATTCAGCGTATCGCCGGATGCTGCTGCCGTCAACAACTATTGCGCACAGCAGGGAATCTGGTTAAGCCACCTGCAGTTGCGTAAGAAGAGCCTGGAAACCGCATTTCTTGAAATTACCAATCATCCCGTACAATGA
- a CDS encoding ABC transporter permease, whose protein sequence is MKQIIYAEWLKVKSYRTFWVMVSLALLVIPAGNYIVADKFSSGELNKVSKMLGNPFSFPEIWLTAASINSYISVLFGLLLIILVTNEYTYRTNRQNVIDGWDRKEFVYAKLCWLVGLSLAALAVASGSALVLGIVYGGRPFSLEGFSYMIYYWLQLLVMLTIALLISVWVKRAGLSIVLFLAYNMMLEQLLVMIVKFNFGNIGGLLPLQSGDELLPFPLVGKMIPGAVSYDAYVYVSAMLVYIGGGISLVFRKILKSDL, encoded by the coding sequence ATGAAACAAATAATCTATGCCGAGTGGCTCAAAGTGAAATCCTACCGTACTTTTTGGGTGATGGTATCGCTGGCATTGCTGGTAATCCCGGCAGGAAACTATATCGTGGCCGACAAGTTCAGTTCGGGAGAACTGAATAAAGTCAGCAAAATGCTGGGTAATCCGTTCAGTTTCCCGGAAATCTGGCTGACGGCAGCCTCTATCAACAGTTATATTTCTGTTTTATTTGGTTTGCTGCTGATCATTCTCGTTACGAATGAATATACTTACCGTACAAACCGGCAGAACGTTATTGATGGGTGGGACCGGAAAGAATTCGTCTATGCCAAGTTGTGCTGGCTGGTGGGTTTATCCCTTGCGGCACTGGCAGTAGCATCCGGCAGCGCCCTGGTACTGGGGATCGTTTATGGGGGCAGGCCTTTTAGTCTGGAGGGATTCAGTTATATGATCTATTACTGGCTGCAGTTGCTGGTGATGCTCACGATTGCCCTGCTGATCAGCGTTTGGGTAAAACGCGCTGGTCTGTCCATCGTGCTGTTCCTGGCCTATAATATGATGCTGGAACAGTTGCTGGTGATGATTGTCAAGTTCAATTTCGGTAATATTGGCGGACTATTGCCGTTGCAAAGCGGGGACGAATTACTGCCTTTTCCGCTGGTAGGGAAAATGATACCGGGAGCGGTATCCTATGATGCTTATGTATATGTATCGGCTATGCTGGTATATATCGGTGGAGGTATCTCCCTGGTTTTCAGGAAAATATTAAAATCGGATCTTTAA
- the surE gene encoding 5'/3'-nucleotidase SurE yields MEKQERIILVTNDDGITAPGIRALIEAVKPLGKVVVVAPDSPQSGKGHAITIGTPLRLNQVDIFEDIEAWQCSGTPVDCVKLARDKILHRKPDICVSGINHGANHSINVIYSGTMSAAMEAAIEGIPSVGFSFMEYSYDADFSLPAKVAREVTSRMLETTLPVGTLFNVNIPIVSEREYKGLKLCRQADAKWVEEFDERRDPHGKKYYWLTGQFKNRDTGEDTDVWALENNYASLVPVQFDLTNYQLKKKLEEDWKDLG; encoded by the coding sequence ATGGAAAAACAGGAGCGAATAATATTAGTGACCAATGATGACGGTATAACGGCACCGGGTATACGTGCTTTGATAGAAGCAGTAAAACCTTTGGGAAAAGTGGTGGTAGTAGCGCCGGATAGCCCGCAATCAGGAAAAGGACATGCTATTACGATTGGTACGCCCTTACGTTTGAACCAAGTGGATATTTTCGAAGATATAGAAGCATGGCAGTGTTCCGGTACGCCGGTGGATTGTGTGAAGCTGGCCCGGGATAAAATACTGCACCGCAAACCGGATATCTGTGTGAGTGGCATCAACCACGGTGCTAATCACTCTATCAACGTGATTTATTCCGGTACCATGTCGGCTGCCATGGAAGCCGCTATTGAAGGGATTCCTTCCGTAGGGTTCTCTTTTATGGAATACAGCTATGATGCTGATTTTTCGCTGCCGGCCAAAGTGGCGCGGGAAGTCACTTCGCGGATGCTGGAAACTACCTTGCCGGTAGGTACGCTGTTTAACGTGAATATTCCGATTGTCAGCGAAAGGGAATATAAAGGATTGAAATTATGCCGTCAGGCGGATGCCAAATGGGTAGAGGAATTTGATGAGCGCAGAGATCCGCATGGCAAAAAATACTACTGGCTTACCGGCCAGTTTAAAAACCGGGATACCGGTGAAGACACAGATGTATGGGCGCTGGAGAATAATTATGCTTCGCTGGTACCGGTACAGTTTGACCTGACCAACTATCAACTGAAAAAGAAGCTGGAAGAAGATTGGAAAGACCTGGGGTAA
- the lpxB gene encoding lipid-A-disaccharide synthase: MKYYIIAGEASGDLHGSNLVKQLKQLDTAADIRSWGGDLMEQAGAHVVKHYKELAFMGFVEVILNLRTILRNMDLCKKDITAFQPDVLVLIDYPGFNLRIAEWAKKQGFRIVYYISPQVWAWKENRVKKIRECVDKMLCILPFEQEFYHKWNYEVEYVGHPLVEVIKAAKDQPADAPLADKPVIAVLPGSRKQEVGVKLPIMLTMAKHFPEYQFVVAQAPSLDDEFLLSLTGQHPNVSMVKGQTYNLLRQAKAALVTSGTATLETALFGVPEVVCYKGNPISYVLAKKLIKVKYISLVNLVMDKLVVKELIQHDLTEANLLRELTGLLKNEAAREQVMKDYATLWHKLGEKDASRRAAEVIYEYAIA; this comes from the coding sequence TTGAAATATTACATTATTGCAGGCGAAGCATCCGGTGATCTGCATGGCAGTAACCTGGTGAAACAGCTGAAACAACTGGATACAGCTGCGGATATCCGCAGCTGGGGCGGCGATTTGATGGAGCAGGCAGGCGCGCATGTAGTGAAACACTACAAGGAGCTGGCTTTCATGGGATTTGTGGAAGTAATACTGAACCTGCGTACGATCCTGCGTAATATGGATCTTTGTAAAAAGGATATCACTGCTTTCCAGCCCGATGTACTGGTGCTGATAGATTATCCGGGCTTTAACCTGCGTATAGCAGAATGGGCTAAAAAGCAAGGTTTCCGGATTGTATATTATATCTCTCCGCAGGTATGGGCCTGGAAAGAGAACCGGGTGAAAAAGATCCGGGAATGTGTAGATAAAATGCTGTGTATCCTGCCATTTGAGCAGGAATTTTACCACAAGTGGAACTACGAAGTAGAATATGTAGGACACCCGCTGGTAGAAGTGATCAAGGCCGCCAAAGACCAACCGGCCGATGCACCGCTGGCCGATAAGCCGGTGATTGCCGTGCTGCCGGGCAGCCGTAAACAGGAAGTTGGTGTGAAACTGCCGATTATGCTCACCATGGCCAAACACTTTCCGGAATATCAGTTTGTGGTGGCACAGGCGCCTAGTCTGGATGATGAATTTCTGCTAAGCCTTACCGGCCAGCATCCGAATGTGTCGATGGTAAAAGGACAAACCTATAACCTGTTACGGCAGGCCAAAGCAGCATTGGTTACTTCGGGTACTGCTACATTGGAAACGGCATTGTTTGGTGTGCCGGAAGTGGTTTGTTACAAAGGGAATCCTATCTCTTACGTATTGGCCAAAAAACTCATTAAAGTAAAATACATTTCCCTGGTAAACCTGGTAATGGATAAGCTGGTGGTGAAAGAACTGATTCAGCACGACCTCACCGAAGCTAATTTGTTGCGGGAACTAACCGGGTTATTGAAGAATGAAGCTGCCCGAGAACAGGTCATGAAAGATTATGCTACGCTTTGGCATAAACTGGGAGAAAAAGATGCTTCCCGCCGGGCTGCGGAAGTTATTTACGAATACGCTATTGCCTGA
- a CDS encoding DUF6728 family protein yields the protein MKSMWQQILRYFYIGKGDPNAPKTRYVAMMHGMNRLSLLLFIVALVIMIVRLWKRH from the coding sequence ATGAAAAGCATGTGGCAGCAAATATTGCGATATTTCTATATTGGGAAAGGAGATCCCAATGCACCTAAAACGCGCTATGTGGCAATGATGCACGGTATGAACCGGCTCTCACTCCTGTTGTTTATTGTAGCGCTGGTGATTATGATAGTGCGGTTATGGAAAAGACATTAG
- a CDS encoding beta-mannosidase yields MRYLSAGRLWVVVFFLTCFTKSIYATDQRVLEGGWEFARTDEGIWRPATVPGTVHTDLMALKLIPDPFAGTNEKAVQWVDKKDWQYRKKWRMSAADLKDEVIEIDFQGLDTYAEVYLNNQLILQSANMFVAHQVNVKPWLVAGENELRIVFRSAVKHDMPKFLQDSIIYPAGNDASDIPLSIYARKAPYHYGWDWGPRLITCGIWRPIRLVSWNKAAIREVWWQQQQLDAAKAVVQAQVTVDAATPGDYQVQIRQETGQGTVVTVPATLRKGTNTLQVPVVIKNPQRWWPAGMGAQFMYHFKVALLQNRQEVAAQKEQVALRTIEVVNQPDSLGESFYLKVNGRPVFMKGANYIPQDNFLPRVSAEKYTRLFDDMKESNFNMVRIWGGGIYEDDRFYTLADQYGILVWQDFMFACTLYPSDTAFLTNVKAEAAYNIRRLRNHPSVALWCGNNEVAVAIKNWGWQSGYAYTDTQWQSLQQGYDKLFKEVLPQAVQTYSPGTFYFHSSPISNWGTKEDFTKGDNHYWGVWHGMEWFEAFNTHVPRFMSEYGFQSFPGMETINTFAGKDDYHIYSNVMQAHQKSPAKGNTAIQTYMRHYYREPVDFPAFVYLSQVLQAEGMKVAIEAHRRAMPYCMGTLYWQLNDCWPGPSWSGRDYYGRWKALQYYVKTAFKPLLVSSVVNGHQLETWVVSDEQTNRKADLLLKAMDLSGKVIWERELRQVAVNGSSSKKAFSIDTAQVLQGRNPATVIWYAQLRIDNKLEDKNLFYFAPAKEMNLEIPQITVTVDKSASEVVLQLRSDKLARNVYLVLNQENDQEHFSDNYFDLLPGETKTIRLRTARLPEQVKQSLKVTSLVDAYKH; encoded by the coding sequence ATGAGATACTTATCAGCAGGCCGCTTATGGGTAGTGGTCTTTTTTTTAACCTGTTTTACTAAATCGATTTACGCGACTGATCAGCGCGTCCTGGAAGGAGGATGGGAATTTGCCCGTACCGATGAAGGGATCTGGCGCCCGGCAACAGTACCGGGTACTGTACACACTGATCTGATGGCATTGAAACTGATTCCTGATCCGTTTGCCGGCACGAATGAAAAAGCTGTGCAATGGGTAGATAAAAAAGACTGGCAATACCGGAAGAAATGGCGGATGTCTGCCGCAGATTTAAAAGATGAGGTGATTGAAATAGATTTTCAGGGACTGGATACCTATGCCGAAGTATACCTTAACAATCAGCTGATACTACAATCAGCCAATATGTTTGTGGCGCATCAGGTAAATGTGAAGCCCTGGCTGGTGGCTGGTGAAAATGAATTGCGGATCGTATTCCGCAGTGCGGTGAAACACGACATGCCGAAATTCCTGCAGGATAGTATCATTTATCCCGCCGGCAACGATGCCAGCGATATTCCCCTCAGTATTTATGCCCGCAAAGCGCCTTACCACTATGGCTGGGACTGGGGGCCACGGCTGATTACCTGTGGCATCTGGCGTCCGATACGCCTGGTATCCTGGAACAAGGCTGCTATCCGGGAAGTGTGGTGGCAACAGCAGCAGCTGGATGCGGCGAAGGCAGTCGTACAGGCACAGGTAACCGTGGATGCTGCCACGCCGGGTGATTATCAGGTACAGATCCGCCAGGAAACAGGGCAGGGCACCGTTGTTACGGTACCGGCTACACTCCGTAAAGGAACAAACACCCTGCAGGTGCCGGTGGTGATTAAAAATCCGCAGCGTTGGTGGCCGGCAGGCATGGGCGCGCAGTTTATGTATCATTTTAAGGTAGCCTTGCTGCAAAACCGGCAGGAAGTAGCGGCTCAAAAAGAACAGGTAGCCTTGCGTACTATTGAGGTGGTGAATCAGCCGGATAGCCTGGGTGAAAGTTTTTATCTCAAAGTGAATGGCCGGCCGGTATTTATGAAAGGGGCGAATTATATCCCGCAGGATAATTTCCTGCCGCGGGTGTCCGCAGAAAAATATACCCGCCTCTTTGATGACATGAAGGAATCCAATTTTAATATGGTGCGCATATGGGGCGGTGGTATTTATGAAGATGACCGGTTTTATACCCTGGCAGATCAATACGGTATCCTGGTATGGCAGGATTTTATGTTTGCCTGTACCCTGTATCCTTCCGATACCGCTTTCCTGACCAATGTAAAAGCCGAAGCAGCATACAATATCCGGCGGTTACGCAACCATCCTTCCGTAGCATTGTGGTGCGGCAACAATGAAGTGGCAGTAGCCATTAAAAACTGGGGCTGGCAAAGCGGCTATGCCTATACAGATACGCAGTGGCAAAGCTTGCAGCAGGGATACGACAAATTATTTAAAGAGGTGCTGCCACAGGCCGTACAAACATATAGCCCGGGTACCTTCTATTTTCATTCTTCCCCCATCAGTAACTGGGGCACCAAAGAAGACTTCACCAAAGGAGATAATCACTACTGGGGCGTATGGCATGGCATGGAATGGTTTGAGGCCTTTAACACCCATGTGCCGCGCTTTATGAGTGAATACGGTTTTCAGTCTTTCCCGGGCATGGAAACCATCAATACGTTTGCGGGGAAAGATGACTATCATATTTATTCCAATGTGATGCAGGCGCACCAGAAAAGTCCGGCTAAAGGGAATACTGCTATCCAAACCTATATGCGGCACTATTACAGGGAGCCGGTAGATTTTCCGGCGTTTGTATACCTGAGCCAGGTGCTGCAGGCCGAAGGGATGAAAGTAGCGATAGAAGCACATCGCCGGGCCATGCCTTATTGTATGGGTACCTTATACTGGCAGCTAAATGATTGCTGGCCGGGACCATCCTGGTCGGGCCGCGATTATTATGGCCGCTGGAAAGCTTTACAGTATTATGTAAAAACAGCCTTTAAACCACTGCTGGTATCCAGTGTTGTCAACGGGCATCAGCTGGAAACGTGGGTGGTATCTGATGAGCAGACCAACCGGAAAGCAGACCTGCTGTTGAAGGCAATGGATCTTTCCGGCAAGGTGATCTGGGAACGCGAATTGCGGCAGGTGGCAGTGAATGGCAGCAGCAGTAAAAAAGCTTTCAGTATTGATACGGCGCAGGTATTACAGGGAAGAAACCCTGCTACGGTAATATGGTATGCACAACTGCGAATAGACAATAAGCTTGAAGATAAGAATCTCTTTTACTTTGCCCCGGCGAAGGAAATGAACCTGGAAATACCGCAGATAACGGTGACCGTTGATAAAAGTGCATCGGAAGTGGTATTGCAGCTCCGGTCAGATAAACTGGCCCGGAATGTATACCTGGTGCTGAATCAGGAGAATGATCAGGAGCATTTTAGTGATAACTATTTTGATCTCCTGCCAGGGGAAACCAAAACCATCCGGCTGCGGACGGCTCGTTTGCCGGAGCAGGTGAAGCAGTCGTTGAAAGTAACGTCTTTGGTAGATGCTTATAAACATTGA